The following nucleotide sequence is from Aspergillus luchuensis IFO 4308 DNA, chromosome 1, nearly complete sequence.
CAAGTCGATACCAATCATGCTCGCTGGTAGCGTTTTTGGCGGTAAGGGAAAGGTTGATCATGGTTACCAGAGGCATGGGATACGCCTTCACAGTGACCGAGACAATCACACCATAGgtgccaccacctcctccgcgaaTAGCCCAGAAGAGGTCCTCGTGCTGAAAAGCATTTGCGGTGACAAGCTCGCCCGCTGGAGTGACTATCTCCGCTTCGATGATGTTGTCTGCGCCCATGCCATATGTGCCTGTGGCCAGGCCATGGCCACCACCGGTCGCCCAGCCTACGACCCCGACGTCCTAGATTTTCTGTCAGGGGTTCTGCCTTAAACCTGTGAGAGATTTCCGTTCATACCATGTTTGTTCCACCGACAGCCGTAGCATTGTGTTGAGCAAGTGCAGCAAAAAGTTCCCCGTCCTGCACACCAGCCCCAAGAGTAGCAGCCATCGTCGTCAGATTCCCAGTTTGTGCGGACGACCCGACCTCACTGCTTCGGTGAGGCTGGAAGTGCTCGTGAAactcgatcttcttcaagtgATGAGTCCAGATGCTTCACCATCTATTAGCAAAGATTGTAGCATGTATTAGAAATTGAATTAGATCAACTTACGACAAACTCCCATGGTTTATACTACGTTCAGACCCATGACCCGTATTTTTGATATTCAATCGCAGATTCCACTCCTTCGCAAAATGCAACCCAGCCTGGATATGACTGGCATTGGTGGCGTTGATCACATAGACTGGGTAATTACCAATGCTGCAGCCGTCCTGCTCCGCATGCACATTTCCCGTGATGCTAGTTCCATCAGGATAGATTGGATTGCAGCTGTTGTTGGACCAGATTGGATCATCGACGCTGACTGGGTCTGAGGAATGAAATTTCGATGTGGTCCAGTTGCCCAAGACGGACGTACAAGCAGCTGGGTTATAGTTGGGCTCGTTAGGATAGCAGACGGACGCTGCTGGCACCGTTCGGATAAGTCTTCCGGATACGGTTTGGTTGAGAGAGGTCCATTCATCTGCAGATGGCCAGCATGGGTCGGAGGGGGACTGCAGAGGTAACACAAGTCAAAGTACCAATCAGTAAACCACTGTAAAGTAGAATTGTGATGTAGTCTAACGTTCGTCTGAGAACTCACACATTTGCAGTCTAGGGCGCTGGTTATGCCGCTGACTGCTAGAATAAGCGTTGCGAAAAGGCTGGTACCACAATACATGATGTGATATATACCCTGTTCTTGAGACGATGGCAGTACTTGGTTAGGGGAGTTTCATAGAGGTCGCATGAGGTTTATATAGTAGTCCTCCAGCCCTATGATCAGGCTGCGGAGCATAACTACAATACTACATACACTTCGTTCAGTTTGCCTAATCAGGTAACAAATATACGAGAACGAGCGATCGGAAACAAGTGGAGCAGCACAAATTCCAGGGTTCAAGGGTCCAGAAACTCTCACTCTTTCGCATGAAGATATTGGAACGAGTACGGATGAAGATCTAGGTCGGCATTGCCTTGAAGTGGAGGCTGAAGGCTCCAGGCTGCAGCCTTAAATCCAGTCTCAGTTCCCCAAATCCACATGTAAGGGTTCTCAGTGATATCTTTGGACCACTTGCTGTTTATAACCATGCACTCCAtttcatctttctcttctactTATCCTCTCTGGGGGTGAAGCACTACTCACTGCTAGGCAAAAGAGTCCCTATGACATGTGGGAGTTTACTATGAGCACATGATACAGTGTTAACTTTGTTCAAACAAGGTCAGAATTGAAGTTGTACAATGCTTGACTTCTTGCTATTTATAGGCAACCAAGAGATGAAATCAAGATTTCCTATATCCATAGAGGCATATGATTTCGCCTACCAGTAAAGTACTGGAATATCAAAAGTAGTAGTGTTTCCTCCTGAACACAGAGAAAGaccccccaaaaaaagaatagtCAAAGATCAATAAAAGCATTAACTCATACTTCAGCCGATGAATGGAGACAAACAAAGCAAAAAAAGGACCGAACGCGGTTCGAACGCGTGACCTCGGGATCTGCAATCCTACGCTCTACCACTGAGCTACCGATCCAAGTTGTGGAACACGTCAAAATTACGTACTATAACCTACAATACCAAACTGTTATCTAGGGTTGTACATCACAGCATCATGAAAGGATACACTGGGAATATGATGGTAGTACAGAGTTTGGCTTGGGATGTTTGATATTATTCTCTGCGACTCAGCTTTTTATATTGTTTGAATAAGGGCACGAAGGCACGTCAGTTCATTTGTCTACTAATCACTATTAACCCTGTTGTAACGTTTGGCTGATGTGTTCTTCGTCACTGCAAGCGATGGCTATACAGAAAATGCTAGTGCGCAAAGCGGAAATCCAACCTCTTACTTCCTGTGTCCGTTGTATTCTGCAGATAATCTTGCCGTTGCTATGTGGCAAGTTAGCTAATCATTCTGCTAAGTCCCAGAGAATAACACTTACCTCTTCGGTCATTGCGTTCCACACGCGCTCCCTGTGTTtgtttctataaatatagtatatcttCGTGCCAATAAAGAGCAATATAGCCAGGATATTAATCCCTATGAGAGTAGAATTTCCGCGATGGTATTTGGGTTTATCGTCCGCCCGGTAGATATTGttgccgatgatggcgccgAGTTGAACGCACACTGTTGTCATAAGTTTATTAGCAAGCACTCTTTGTAGTATAgtaagatggaagagattaGCTCACTGTTATAGAGTGCTGCTGAAATTGTCCGTGTTCCCACGTTGTTAGAGTTCTTCGAGCACCATCCCACCAGGATAGCGTGGCAGTATGGATAGCAGAGTAGCACGGTCACGGTAGCATACGTCCCCCATGCGTTGGTCATTGTACCAGGCCAAAAGCGGAGGGCAATAACACAGGGTAATGTCCATATGGATTGGATCATTGACACCAAGGAGCGCTCTTTAAGCCAGTCGCTGAGACGGGTGAGCAATAGTAGACAGATGATGTGGCCGACGCTGTAGGGGATGGTGAGAAGGTTGGTAGTAAACTATTTGATGTTAGCATGCTACACTATAATTTTAGAAGTCATCACGCTTACAGTGCCAAATCCCACACCCTTGAGGATTAGGGTTATGTAGGACGTCATCGGTGTCTGCGGGATATAAACTACTAGGCCAAGGAGGTAGATCGGCCAGATGTCATAGTCTCGGAGGGAGTTCCAAAGACGACGCGGAGTTATGGCTTGCCGGTTGTGCATGTCTCCTAAGGAATGTGAGAATGAATGTCAAAGGTTCAAAGCAATGGTAACGCAAACGTACCCTTAGAGGGGTCATCGCGCAGAACCCGGTTGACCACGATGCTGACTTCACGGTCTGTAAACCAGCCCTTCGGGCGGAACCATTTCTTGGTGTCGACAGCAGAGGCAGGCATGCGAAAGAAGGAGCTTAGACCAATAAGAAGAGTGATGAGTCCTTCGATTAGAAATAGCCACCTGTAGATTCTGTTAAAT
It contains:
- a CDS encoding uncharacterized protein (CAZy:AA7;~COG:C;~EggNog:ENOG410PM34;~InterPro:IPR006094,IPR036318,IPR016166,IPR012951;~PFAM:PF08031,PF01565;~SECRETED:SignalP(1-21);~SMCOG1138:FAD linked oxidase domain protein;~antiSMASH:Cluster_1.10;~go_function: GO:0016491 - oxidoreductase activity [Evidence IEA];~go_function: GO:0050660 - flavin adenine dinucleotide binding [Evidence IEA];~go_function: GO:0071949 - FAD binding [Evidence IEA];~go_process: GO:0055114 - oxidation-reduction process [Evidence IEA]) — its product is MYCGTSLFATLILAVSGITSALDCKCSPSDPCWPSADEWTSLNQTVSGRLIRTVPAASVCYPNEPNYNPAACTSVLGNWTTSKFHSSDPVSVDDPIWSNNSCNPIYPDGTSITGNVHAEQDGCSIGNYPVYVINATNASHIQAGLHFAKEWNLRLNIKNTGHGSERSINHGSLSIWTHHLKKIEFHEHFQPHRSSEVGSSAQTGNLTTMAATLGAGVQDGELFAALAQHNATAVGGTNMDVGVVGWATGGGHGLATGTYGMGADNIIEAEIVTPAGELVTANAFQHEDLFWAIRGGGGGTYGVIVSVTVKAYPMPLVTMINLSLTAKNATSEHDWYRLVAKAHGYLAELQNNGFHGYYTMSSSPQLNMNGALLLYNAKNGTAERLLRPFQNFLKTQEAIATSMVAPMMTLPFYDVVQMMPVVESTGKTQGVRASRFIPRRAVMEDVELLADTFEVIMSRNNSVNGVSAPSISGTMTGSATPVDNALNTAWRDSVVHLIVQQSWNESLPSALAEQTIYNMTYGRGYALRQLAPDTGCYFNEANPFEPEWQSSFFGSHYPRLHAIKSTYDPEGLL
- a CDS encoding uncharacterized protein (COG:G;~EggNog:ENOG410PGSS;~InterPro:IPR020846,IPR011701,IPR036259;~PFAM:PF07690;~SMCOG1106:major facilitator transporter;~TransMembrane:12 (i100-118o138-155i167-185o197-216i228-249o261-279i340-361o373-393i405-425o431-455i467-487o502-522i);~antiSMASH:Cluster_1.10;~go_function: GO:0022857 - transmembrane transporter activity [Evidence IEA];~go_process: GO:0055085 - transmembrane transport [Evidence IEA]), with the translated sequence MASRKDVSQETADHFDQRHYSDSSQDLPSPKDKAQVHTRPYEDATDATLDNNPFADPEVAERYALIYEKAQYECRHVFDPTLTWTAEEEKALVRKLDWRVCLWACVMFFGLQVDRGNLVQAVSDNLLDDLGLSTNDYNTGNTIFLVAFLLAELPSQLVSKQIGPDRWIPMQMTIWSIVAAAQAALSGKKSFYATRALLGILEGGFIPDIVLWLSYFYTSRELPTRLSIFWTALSLTTIITSFLAFGILHMRGVQGMAGWRWLFLIEGLITLLIGLSSFFRMPASAVDTKKWFRPKGWFTDREVSIVVNRVLRDDPSKGDMHNRQAITPRRLWNSLRDYDIWPIYLLGLVVYIPQTPMTSYITLILKGVGFGTFTTNLLTIPYSVGHIICLLLLTRLSDWLKERSLVSMIQSIWTLPCVIALRFWPGTMTNAWGTYATVTVLLCYPYCHAILVGWCSKNSNNVGTRTISAALYNMCVQLGAIIGNNIYRADDKPKYHRGNSTLIGINILAILLFIGTKIYYIYRNKHRERVWNAMTEEQRQDYLQNTTDTGSKRLDFRFAH